The following are encoded in a window of Xyrauchen texanus isolate HMW12.3.18 chromosome 42, RBS_HiC_50CHRs, whole genome shotgun sequence genomic DNA:
- the LOC127634992 gene encoding SKI/DACH domain-containing protein 1-like has product MKKMGDLESGFEEMQGVRLGFLVIKGKQMFALSQVFTDLLKNIPRTTVHKRMDHLNVKKHHCDLEELRKLKAINSIAFHAAKCTLISREDVEALYFSCKTERVLKSNKRREKTRTATEKVCEDKNSTAGRSDFWREKVWLSLHSVPQTFSFKTKAVRQDSVPRTHSNLPQIYSKSFARDFQPITKSASTPFKNYETAQIPDNYVAFNQKHAFIRSVVNRQPLFYQSAIATQPKHQGNADLLYKRKRKRESSARQFWSRSRRDHPVLVVPKCCKAKVSNGSLSHFHHLEHGLYVDPRLTGHFQESCSSDTESSSISERVNNDSDFGSSFSTTSNSATSDEEEDDSLSDSSDFSTDEESSSQSDSSSVSSQVSVQSIRFRRARFSSLNTKAPLVLQPTFHYRPNLQNIHTNQGGTTSLGYERTAKTPKSDFTSCRDGRKNGDAANVHDFCPVGDCFPDVGENEGSESVSRLEFSNDPKTTDSVACYVKDICLTPIANGNKAFSQQRIPGSANKCSQGLISYCVSDKEITGCKSSDSSFSLAANSKREAKTSLKLPSPLKPIKTEAEEPIATSGSNNEGNRAVKTPPFLLNNVKIKVEDTFDEYEYANPSPQYQCKDNDVDGQAISHNFYETDHCKDTIIASVSSVQKQESRSTLNTPSSEEGECKNATRVRKNYRAMLLGKNAESVRTSAKSSEKVDKSPRSAGKCASSEGSNEDFAGASKRKRASANVASLKKPFSFMENFPSPPSLVVGNDGDLIPAYSLNSFRSKQLPHRSHPVWRWQPGHSVVPPPPSHKFRKASVIP; this is encoded by the coding sequence ATGAAGAAAATGGGGGATTTGGAATCCGGTTTTGAAGAAATGCAGGGTGTAAGGCTTGGCTTTTTGGTTATCAAAGGCAAACAAATGTTTGCCCTTTCTCAAGTCTTCACCGACCTCTTGAAAAACATCCCGCGGACTACTGTACACAAACGAATGGACCATTTAAACGTGAAGAAGCATCACTGTGATTTGGAGGAATTGCGAAAGCTCAAAGCAATAAATTCTATAGCTTTCCACGCAGCTAAATGTACCTTGATTTCAAGAGAGGACGTCGAGGCTCTGTATTTTTCCTGTAAAACGGAACGCgtgttgaaatcaaacaaaagaagagaaaagaCGAGAACTGCAACTGAAAAAGTGTGCGAAGACAAAAACAGCACAGCTGGCAGAAGCGACTTTTGGAGAGAAAAAGTTTGGTTAAGTTTGCATAGCGTTCCACAGACTTTCTCATTCAAAACTAAAGCTGTTCGACAGGACTCGGTCCCTCGCACTCACTCAAATCTACCTCAAATTTACAGTAAATCCTTTGCCCGTGACTTTCAACCGATCACCAAGTCGGCATCTACACCCTTTAAAAACTATGAAACAGCTCAAATACCTGACAACTATGTGGCTTTTAATCAGAAACATGCATTTATTCGGAGCGTTGTGAACCGACAGCCGCTGTTCTATCAGTCCGCCATTGCAACGCAGCCAAAGCACCAAGGCAACGCAGACCTACTTTACAAAAGGAAGAGGAAGCGCGAGAGCAGCGCGAGGCAGTTTTGGTCTAGGAGCAGACGCGACCATCCGGTTCTGGTCGTTCCGAAGTGCTGTAAAGCAAAAGTTTCCAACGGATCTCTAAGCCACTTTCACCACCTCGAGCATGGATTGTACGTCGACCCAAGGCTCACTGGACATTTTCAGGAAAGCTGCAGCAGCGACACGGAGTCTAGTTCCATCTCAGAACGGGTGAACAACGATTCGGATTTCGGATCGAGTTTCTCTACCACCAGCAACTCCGCAACTTCAGATGAGGAGGAGGATGACTCCCTCTCGGATTCTTCAGACTTCAGCACCGATGAAGAGAGCTCCTCTCAGTCTGACTCGAGCTCTGTTTCCAGTCAAGTCTCAGTGCAGAGTATTCGATTCAGGCGCGCGCGCTTCTCAAGTCTCAACACAAAAGCACCTTTGGTCTTACAGCCTACTTTTCACTACAGGCCTAATCTGCAAAACATACACACTAACCAAGGAGGAACGACTTCTTTGGGTTATGAAAGAACTGCCAAAACACCGAAATCGGACTTTACGTCTTGCAGGGATGGACGCAAGAACGGCGATGCCGCAAACGTGCACGACTTCTGCCCGGTGGGGGACTGTTTCCCAGATGTAGGAGAAAATGAGGGCTCCGAATCAGTGTCACGCCTTGAATTTTCTAATGATCCAAAGACAACAGACTCTGTCGCTTGCTATGTTAAAGACATTTGCCTTACACCTATTGCAAATGGAAACAAGGCGTTTTCCCAACAAAGAATACCAggatctgcaaacaaatgctcACAAGGCTTGATCTCATACTGTGTTTCGGACAAAGAGATAACGGGTTGTAAGTCTTCTGACAGCAGTTTTTCATTAGCAGCAAATTCCAAGAGGGAAGCAAAAACTTCACTCAAGCTGCCATCACCTCTGAAACCTATCAAAACAGAGGCCGAGGAGCCCATCGCTACTTCAGGCTCCAACAACGAGGGCAACAGGGCAGTAAAAACGCCACCGTTTTTActaaataatgtgaaaattaaagTCGAGGATACCTTTGACGAATATGAATATGCAAATCCATCCCCGCAATATCAATGTAAGGATAACGATGTTGATGGCCAGGCCATCAGTCATAATTTTTATGAAACTGACCACTGCAAAGACACCATTATAGCCTCAGTGAGCTCTGTTCAAAAGCAAGAATCAAGAAGCACTTTAAACACTCCTAGTTCCGAGGAAGGAGAATGCAAAAATGCTACAAGGGTCAGAAAGAACTACAGGGCAATGCTTTTGGGTAAAAATGCCGAAAGTGTCCGAACATCAGCTAAATCAAGTGAAAAAGTTGACAAGAGCCCCCGTTCTGCAGGAAAATGTGCGAGCAGTGAGGGATCAAATGAAGACTTTGCTGGCGCGAGCAAACGCAAACGAGCGAGCGCCAATGTAGCATCTCTGAAAAAACCCTTCAGCTTCATGGAGAATTTTCCCTCTCCACCGTCACTTGTTGTTGGCAACGATGGAGATTTGATTCCCGCTTACTCTTTGAACTCTTTTAGAAGTAAACAGCTGCCTCATCGCTCTCACCCAGTGTGGAGATGGCAGCCCGGCCATTCCGTTGTTCCTCCCCCTCCAAGCCACAAATTCAGGAAAGCCTCTGTTATCCCTTGA